Proteins from one Nitrospiria bacterium genomic window:
- a CDS encoding rhodanese-like domain-containing protein, protein MFFNMFQSDPSLNISPEETKAKLDRGEKIVLLDVREPWEVAINRLNGAVVISMAELGQRHTELDPEAEIIVYCHMGVRSLKATRFLKDQQFKNVKNLAGGIDAWSLKVDPKVPRYR, encoded by the coding sequence ATGTTCTTCAATATGTTTCAATCCGACCCGTCCCTGAACATCTCGCCGGAAGAGACCAAGGCCAAGCTCGACCGCGGAGAGAAGATCGTTCTGCTGGACGTCCGCGAGCCCTGGGAAGTGGCGATCAACCGCTTAAACGGCGCGGTGGTCATTTCGATGGCCGAGCTCGGCCAGCGGCATACGGAGCTCGATCCCGAGGCCGAGATCATCGTCTATTGTCATATGGGCGTCCGAAGCCTGAAGGCGACCCGTTTTCTAAAGGACCAGCAGTTCAAAAATGTAAAAAACCTGGCCGGCGGAATCGATGCCTGGTCGCTCAAGGTCGACCCCAAGGTTCCCCGCTACCGGTAA
- a CDS encoding SH3 domain-containing protein — translation MGRETRSRFLWILLCLEFFLTAGAASGEETVQKASVVEPFLEIHTGPGRSYPVFYIAERGEEILLLKRQTDWYRVRLANGKEGWVHRNEIEKTLLAQGRKKGWMDRIYDDHIAGRLEMGWEAGTFGGDASLFLRMNYLLTGALSMEGGAGFVSSNLGSTDLFQAGMVITPWRTPWFSLSGTVGGGVVYSTPSSLLVDVTRKMFHEAHGGIGISIPLVRNLFARGDFRNYTVFMGQARIREFREYSAGLSFRF, via the coding sequence ATGGGTCGAGAAACCCGGTCTCGATTTTTATGGATCCTCCTCTGCCTGGAGTTTTTTCTGACGGCCGGAGCCGCCTCGGGAGAGGAGACGGTCCAGAAAGCGTCGGTGGTCGAACCGTTCCTCGAGATCCACACCGGACCGGGCCGGAGCTATCCGGTTTTTTACATCGCGGAACGGGGGGAGGAGATCCTCCTTCTGAAGCGCCAGACGGACTGGTACCGGGTCCGCCTGGCCAACGGAAAGGAAGGGTGGGTCCATCGGAACGAGATCGAGAAGACCCTGCTGGCCCAGGGACGGAAAAAGGGTTGGATGGACCGGATCTACGATGACCATATCGCCGGCCGGCTGGAGATGGGATGGGAGGCGGGGACGTTCGGAGGAGACGCGTCCCTCTTCCTCCGCATGAACTATCTTCTGACCGGCGCCCTGTCCATGGAGGGAGGCGCCGGTTTTGTCTCGAGCAACCTGGGCAGCACGGACCTCTTTCAGGCCGGGATGGTGATCACACCGTGGAGAACGCCCTGGTTCTCGCTGTCGGGGACCGTCGGTGGAGGGGTCGTCTATTCGACGCCGTCGAGTCTCCTCGTGGACGTCACCCGGAAGATGTTCCATGAAGCCCACGGCGGCATCGGGATTTCCATCCCTCTCGTCCGGAACCTGTTCGCCCGGGGCGATTTTCGAAATTACACCGTGTTCATGGGCCAGGCGCGGATCCGGGAGTTCCGGGAATACAGCGCGGGCCTCTCGTTTCGGTTTTAG
- a CDS encoding outer membrane beta-barrel domain-containing protein has product MKRILFAVGTLGFLLGGAPALAQSENFPRSDQPAVTPPSEEHPLKEAKIDTESLEMGPYYGLYAMEGFGTSGVLGFRLAYHLTEDVFFEGTYGETRIEQETFRRLTGRLLVADDKVTTWNAGAAYNLFPGQLFLTRKKTLNSTIYLIGGLGQTRIDRQAHFTFDAGTGYKIFIVDWFDLRMEMRTHILQTDLTGKKQIMDNIEGTAAFAVYF; this is encoded by the coding sequence ATGAAACGAATTTTATTCGCGGTCGGAACGCTCGGGTTTCTGCTCGGAGGAGCCCCGGCTTTGGCCCAGTCCGAAAATTTTCCGCGAAGCGACCAACCGGCCGTCACGCCGCCGTCGGAGGAACACCCGCTGAAAGAGGCCAAGATCGACACCGAGTCGCTGGAAATGGGCCCCTATTACGGCCTGTACGCCATGGAAGGGTTCGGGACCTCCGGCGTCCTGGGTTTCCGGCTGGCCTATCATCTGACGGAGGATGTCTTCTTTGAAGGGACGTACGGGGAAACCCGGATTGAGCAGGAGACCTTCCGGCGCCTGACGGGGCGTCTTTTGGTGGCCGACGACAAAGTCACGACCTGGAACGCCGGCGCGGCCTACAATCTTTTTCCGGGTCAGCTCTTCCTGACCCGAAAGAAGACGCTGAACTCGACGATCTATCTGATCGGAGGCCTCGGTCAAACGCGGATCGATCGGCAGGCCCACTTCACGTTCGACGCCGGCACCGGCTACAAAATCTTTATCGTGGATTGGTTCGACCTTCGGATGGAGATGCGGACCCACATCCTTCAAACGGACCTGACCGGAAAGAAACAGATCATGGACAACATCGAAGGGACCGCGGCCTTCGCGGTCTATTTCTAA
- a CDS encoding TlpA disulfide reductase family protein, protein MNKRGKIVSFLLALVFVAAGPALGAAPGDRAPDFTGKTLGGGNVKLSELRGRIVLLNFWGTWCAPCKEELPYFNRLYVKYKGVGLEILAVNVDKVTAQAVGMSGALGLTFPVVPDPSGHLFDLYQIRSMPTTFVVGKDGMIRFVHWGFGPDDPARYDSQIKSLLKE, encoded by the coding sequence ATGAACAAAAGGGGAAAGATCGTTTCGTTTCTGTTGGCGTTGGTGTTTGTCGCCGCGGGTCCGGCCCTTGGGGCCGCGCCGGGGGACAGGGCGCCCGACTTCACGGGCAAAACCCTCGGGGGGGGAAACGTCAAGCTCAGCGAACTGAGGGGCCGCATCGTGCTGCTTAATTTTTGGGGGACGTGGTGCGCCCCTTGTAAAGAGGAACTTCCCTACTTCAACCGTCTTTACGTGAAATATAAGGGGGTCGGCCTCGAGATTCTGGCCGTGAACGTGGACAAGGTGACGGCGCAGGCCGTGGGGATGAGCGGGGCCTTGGGTCTGACGTTCCCGGTCGTCCCGGACCCCTCCGGCCATCTTTTCGATCTCTATCAAATCCGGAGCATGCCGACCACGTTCGTGGTCGGAAAGGACGGGATGATCCGCTTCGTCCACTGGGGGTTCGGGCCCGACGATCCGGCCCGGTATGATTCTCAGATCAAAAGCCTCTTGAAGGAGTGA
- a CDS encoding DUF4266 domain-containing protein produces MLVFVCLAAVWAGMTGCAPVQPWQREYLADETMQFDPDPLKAEWQQHVREVFEGGRGGFNGTGGGCGCR; encoded by the coding sequence ATGTTGGTTTTCGTGTGCCTAGCGGCGGTCTGGGCCGGGATGACCGGGTGCGCCCCGGTTCAGCCGTGGCAGAGGGAATACCTGGCCGACGAGACGATGCAGTTCGATCCCGACCCGTTGAAGGCCGAATGGCAACAGCATGTGCGGGAGGTCTTCGAAGGGGGGCGGGGCGGGTTCAACGGGACCGGCGGGGGTTGCGGTTGCAGGTGA
- a CDS encoding DUF3570 domain-containing protein yields MTRAKGGRACGPGRRFGSVLILALVSIAVGPSWAVEPAQDEVETGYNYYNGAGVTVQGPAVIVKKNVLDGASLKAGYSVDMVSSASIDVVTQASPYRETRQEYSLGTDILRGDTLIGMDYIDSRESDYTSDTLSIGAAHDLFDKNVTFNMKVARSWNLVGRNNDPSFGWKDFNRTMYSTGITQSLTPRWLIQFNYELTADAGLINNPYRSAMTLDGALVPENYPDARTGQAWAIRTSYGFPSGSSAIGPGGLGGSVQMDYRYYRDTFNVVSNTAKVTLQRYFAPDWLGGIFYQYYRQGAASFYGDRLPTNQLYKARDRDLSEYQDHWIGLTLKFKLKQTTWGLISNPYVQIDSSLMIYHYDDFTDPRTDALYSQRAYVGHTSFGFNY; encoded by the coding sequence GTGACCCGCGCGAAGGGCGGGCGGGCCTGCGGCCCCGGACGACGATTCGGGTCCGTTCTCATCCTGGCGTTGGTCTCCATCGCCGTCGGGCCGTCCTGGGCGGTCGAGCCCGCCCAGGATGAAGTCGAGACCGGATATAATTATTACAATGGAGCCGGAGTCACCGTTCAGGGACCGGCCGTGATCGTGAAGAAGAATGTATTAGACGGAGCGTCGTTAAAAGCGGGTTACAGCGTCGATATGGTCAGCTCGGCCTCCATCGATGTGGTGACCCAGGCCAGCCCCTATAGAGAGACGCGACAGGAATACAGCCTCGGAACGGACATCCTGCGCGGCGACACCCTCATCGGGATGGATTACATCGACAGCCGGGAATCGGACTACACGTCCGATACGCTGTCGATCGGAGCGGCGCACGACCTCTTTGATAAAAATGTGACGTTCAATATGAAGGTGGCCCGCTCCTGGAATCTGGTCGGCCGGAACAACGATCCCTCGTTCGGCTGGAAGGATTTCAACCGGACGATGTATTCGACCGGGATCACGCAATCCTTGACGCCCCGCTGGCTGATCCAGTTCAATTACGAACTCACCGCCGACGCGGGCCTCATCAACAACCCGTATCGCAGCGCCATGACCTTGGACGGAGCGTTGGTGCCTGAAAATTACCCGGATGCCCGCACCGGACAGGCCTGGGCCATCCGGACCAGTTACGGGTTTCCCTCCGGCTCATCCGCGATCGGGCCGGGCGGCCTGGGGGGTTCCGTTCAAATGGATTACCGCTACTACCGGGATACCTTTAATGTTGTATCCAATACCGCCAAGGTCACGTTGCAACGCTACTTCGCTCCGGACTGGCTTGGGGGAATTTTCTACCAGTATTACCGTCAGGGGGCGGCCAGTTTTTACGGAGACCGCCTGCCCACCAATCAGTTATACAAGGCTCGGGACAGGGACCTCTCGGAATATCAGGATCACTGGATCGGGTTGACGCTCAAATTTAAACTCAAGCAGACGACCTGGGGCTTGATCAGCAATCCCTACGTCCAAATCGACAGCAGTTTGATGATCTATCATTATGACGACTTTACCGATCCGCGCACCGACGCGCTTTATTCCCAGAGGGCTTATGTCGGCCATACGAGTTTCGGTTTTAATTATTAG
- a CDS encoding FAD:protein FMN transferase: MSAIRVSVLIISVLVLDGLLCVPPSHGEEAPSYLVSENRALMGTEVIIKAVGDDRPGMERAVQEAFDEISRLERMMSNFIPTSELSRINQQAGKAPVPVSRELFSVIQKSLHFSELTGGTFDISFASVGKLWDFRAGILPSPEAIARQLPFVDYRKIRLNEKDSSVFLPYPEMEIGLGGIGKGYAVDRAMAVLTKHGIRDAVVMAGGDMMVKGKKGKDLWRVGLRDPDDKNKILAVLPLEDQAVSTSGDYERFFIKDGVRYHHIIDTRTGYPARLCRSVTLLAKDATTTDGLTKGVFILGPERGMALIERIGGVDAIIIDARGKMHLSSGLTSLKLEGAKNGG; the protein is encoded by the coding sequence ATGTCGGCCATACGAGTTTCGGTTTTAATTATTAGCGTTCTCGTCCTGGATGGGTTGCTTTGTGTCCCGCCGAGCCACGGCGAAGAGGCTCCGAGCTACCTGGTCAGCGAGAATCGGGCCCTCATGGGAACCGAGGTGATCATCAAGGCGGTGGGGGACGACCGTCCCGGAATGGAGCGGGCCGTCCAGGAGGCCTTCGACGAAATTTCACGGCTGGAACGGATGATGAGCAACTTTATCCCGACCAGCGAGCTCTCGCGCATCAATCAGCAGGCCGGGAAGGCGCCGGTTCCGGTCAGCCGGGAGCTTTTTTCGGTGATCCAAAAGTCGTTGCATTTCTCCGAACTCACCGGAGGGACGTTCGACATTTCGTTCGCCTCCGTCGGCAAACTTTGGGATTTCCGCGCGGGAATCCTGCCGTCGCCGGAGGCGATCGCGCGGCAACTTCCCTTCGTCGATTATCGGAAGATCCGGCTGAACGAAAAGGACTCGAGCGTGTTCCTTCCCTATCCCGAGATGGAGATCGGCCTGGGGGGCATCGGGAAGGGCTACGCCGTCGACCGGGCCATGGCGGTCCTGACGAAGCACGGAATCCGCGACGCGGTCGTCATGGCGGGGGGGGACATGATGGTCAAGGGGAAGAAAGGGAAGGATCTCTGGCGGGTCGGGCTTCGCGATCCGGACGACAAGAATAAGATCCTGGCGGTCCTGCCGTTGGAGGATCAGGCCGTCTCGACCTCGGGGGATTACGAGCGGTTCTTCATCAAGGACGGCGTCCGCTACCATCATATTATCGACACCCGGACGGGCTACCCGGCCAGGCTCTGCCGGAGCGTGACGCTTCTGGCCAAGGACGCGACCACCACCGACGGCCTCACCAAAGGGGTTTTCATCCTCGGTCCCGAGCGGGGGATGGCGCTCATCGAGCGGATCGGGGGGGTGGACGCGATCATCATCGACGCCCGGGGAAAGATGCACCTTTCTTCCGGGTTGACCTCTCTGAAATTGGAAGGAGCGAAAAACGGGGGATGA
- a CDS encoding AraC family transcriptional regulator, protein MENLDGQIQDLKEKILNLNTLLFRLQEDLLFPEDSSVVVFLAVEGGNYFALDSVKLNLDNTMVTSYLYTDREVGALRKGGIQRLYMGNVKSGDHQLVAVFTGKGPQEKDYKRAETVQFTKKDGAAFIKIIIRDSSEKEQPEFAYETWN, encoded by the coding sequence ATGGAGAACCTGGACGGCCAGATTCAAGACCTCAAGGAAAAGATCCTGAACCTGAACACGCTCCTCTTCCGGCTCCAGGAGGATCTTCTTTTTCCCGAGGACTCCTCCGTCGTGGTCTTCCTGGCGGTGGAAGGAGGGAATTACTTCGCGCTGGATTCGGTCAAGCTGAACCTGGACAACACGATGGTCACAAGTTACCTTTACACGGACCGGGAAGTCGGCGCCCTGAGAAAGGGAGGGATTCAACGGCTCTACATGGGAAACGTGAAGTCCGGCGATCATCAACTGGTGGCCGTTTTCACGGGGAAAGGCCCGCAGGAAAAGGATTACAAACGGGCGGAAACGGTTCAATTCACCAAGAAGGACGGCGCCGCCTTTATCAAGATCATCATACGGGACAGTTCGGAGAAAGAGCAGCCTGAGTTTGCCTATGAAACATGGAACTGA
- a CDS encoding tetratricopeptide repeat protein has product MKHGTEKGGRAIRRTGRLLLIIPWALLLGFSAPPARAAEPSIDIEKRAETLQREAYYDFFLGDYLTSATRLKLLEQSAEKDGKVLNDTRLLLGGLYIAWGMYRPAAALFDRWVEQFPPGSSRNQLLLLIERLQYQRALYQSAIDTFKRLSPDSAFALMDQACYLAGMSDYLQGSVPEGIGVLESVPPSSGYFPFAQLAVAQSYVQLKDFEKSIALLKKLIATDHRGDPVLGAFAEKTRLILGLLLIELGRFQEARPVLASIPSASPFYPDALFGAGWADFDAGRYSEALPYFQELSEAYPDHVYALEGLNTIGGSYRKLGAFAKALQSYGKALDVYERKGKEIHEIRTLIQDRERLADWLGRPEDPQEDRLIPFLDEDLLRFRIDRYRELSSLAAYLDRKAADMGVFEIMVDHREEVFRGHLPTLRGFLDNDPVKALQEQERLLQARLQEATRTERVEALATTKEREKLDQLARAQSQGRELLEAVGRMGAASPDLQELKGQIEAANRRLALFRGELLWRVVTEAPGRIDDLQRSEAQLREGLDALSGRRARLTASAPTLENDLERFRERIRTARQSLLEEKETALDLQRKLLPPLQVLLLQALDKQQGRIEHLAAVAKLSRIQILDLKSRP; this is encoded by the coding sequence ATGAAACATGGAACTGAAAAGGGCGGGAGGGCCATACGCCGGACCGGCCGGCTTTTGCTGATCATCCCGTGGGCTCTTCTGCTCGGTTTTTCCGCCCCGCCGGCGCGGGCGGCCGAGCCTTCGATCGACATCGAAAAAAGGGCGGAGACCCTGCAACGGGAGGCCTATTACGATTTCTTCCTGGGAGACTACCTCACGTCGGCGACCCGTCTGAAGCTGCTTGAACAGTCGGCCGAAAAAGATGGAAAGGTATTGAACGACACCCGTCTTCTCCTGGGGGGGCTTTACATCGCCTGGGGCATGTATCGTCCGGCCGCCGCTCTGTTCGACCGATGGGTCGAACAGTTTCCCCCGGGGAGCAGCCGGAACCAGCTCCTGCTCCTGATCGAACGGCTGCAGTATCAACGCGCGCTCTATCAGTCCGCGATCGACACCTTTAAACGGCTATCGCCGGACTCGGCCTTCGCGTTGATGGACCAGGCCTGTTACCTGGCCGGTATGAGCGATTACCTCCAGGGCTCTGTTCCGGAAGGGATCGGCGTTCTGGAGTCCGTTCCGCCATCCAGCGGATACTTTCCCTTCGCCCAGTTGGCCGTGGCCCAGTCCTATGTCCAACTGAAAGATTTCGAAAAGTCGATCGCGCTCCTGAAAAAACTCATCGCGACCGATCATCGTGGAGATCCCGTCCTCGGAGCCTTCGCCGAGAAAACCCGTCTGATCCTGGGGCTGCTCCTGATCGAGTTGGGAAGGTTTCAGGAGGCCCGTCCGGTCCTCGCGTCCATTCCGTCGGCGAGTCCGTTTTATCCCGACGCCCTTTTCGGGGCGGGATGGGCCGATTTCGATGCGGGACGTTATTCGGAGGCCCTTCCTTATTTTCAGGAATTGTCGGAAGCATATCCGGATCATGTCTACGCTTTGGAAGGACTGAATACGATCGGGGGGAGTTATCGGAAGCTGGGCGCGTTTGCGAAGGCCCTTCAAAGTTATGGAAAGGCCCTTGATGTTTATGAGCGGAAAGGGAAGGAGATCCATGAGATTAGGACGTTGATCCAGGACCGGGAACGGCTGGCCGATTGGCTCGGCCGACCGGAGGACCCTCAAGAAGACCGCTTGATCCCTTTTCTCGACGAAGACCTGCTTCGCTTCCGGATCGACCGGTACCGGGAGCTTTCTTCTCTCGCGGCCTATCTCGACCGGAAGGCGGCGGATATGGGCGTTTTTGAGATCATGGTCGATCACCGGGAAGAGGTCTTCCGGGGGCACCTCCCGACTCTCCGCGGTTTTCTGGACAACGATCCGGTCAAGGCGCTCCAGGAACAAGAACGGCTCCTTCAGGCCCGTCTTCAAGAGGCGACGCGAACGGAACGGGTGGAGGCCCTCGCAACGACCAAAGAGAGGGAGAAACTCGATCAATTGGCCCGGGCGCAATCGCAAGGGCGGGAGCTGCTGGAAGCGGTCGGGCGGATGGGGGCCGCTTCGCCGGATCTCCAGGAGCTGAAGGGACAGATCGAAGCGGCCAACCGTCGACTGGCCCTGTTTCGAGGCGAACTCCTCTGGAGGGTGGTCACCGAGGCCCCCGGTCGGATCGATGATCTTCAAAGAAGCGAGGCACAACTCCGGGAAGGTTTGGATGCGCTGTCCGGGCGGCGGGCGCGATTGACGGCTTCGGCCCCGACCCTGGAAAACGATCTCGAACGGTTTCGCGAAAGAATACGCACGGCCCGTCAATCCCTGCTGGAAGAAAAAGAAACGGCGCTCGATCTTCAAAGAAAACTCCTTCCCCCTTTGCAGGTTCTGCTATTGCAGGCCCTTGATAAACAACAGGGGCGGATCGAGCATCTGGCCGCCGTGGCGAAACTGAGCCGGATCCAGATCCTGGATCTAAAGAGTCGCCCATGA
- a CDS encoding tetratricopeptide repeat protein: protein MKPIAIGLCLLLLGGCSLGRDSRRPEAPPSLTTKEIEALRQEPLVARKEAVVKAYEDFLKQYDRVDPSLTSQALKRLGDLYLETSNQRFQKAMEAYEAHPEGPPPLVDDRKAIATYEELLRSDPGYPENDEVLYALSRAYAETGNREMAVGSLERLLKDYPRNRHRQEASFRLGEYYFDQRLYEKAAEAYEQSLALKDPFFLDKARYKLGWTYFNMKQYPRAIDHFLRLVNQKVTAEGDIPFEQGSLVWEAMTYVATSFRILGGAAPLSAYFQKNGSLPYEKDLYLMVGNQSLSDGDPQSAVDTYRTFIRQHPLHPMAPIFLSYIIEVYEKEKDPPSAEKARVQLVETYSSQSPWYRANDEAARSRSRPIVQSELYRLALSAHARAQAGKNQEDYREAAGWYRQFLAEFPHQKESRDVHLFLAETLFALGEFAQAGEEYETAAYGYPEKGANSKAAYDAVVAYQKVDTEKGSDKVIDLSKRFAAIFPQDPKTPALLLKAGEILFEAKRYDETLGVLKDFPGRYPKEEGATTAQKLVAHSLMQLGRFEEARQAYRQTLALLPPSDTKGRQEIADLLAAAVYKQAESRQRENRPEEAVRLYEDVAEEAPRSELAPQALFEAGQIREGMKQIKNAIAMYQRLILLSPDSTLSGKAQVQIGLLYEQEGEWVPSADAYVSAAGNIRDESLVSHLLFTAGLYYEKSGRWEECYNAFSRFTGRFPQNPDAAEALFKMANARQKQQKTREALQLFEKVEQQFPATPFAAEALFQIGEEAYQNFKAVRLREPLNKNLKKKAKAMERAVALYTKAIQTRYSDVVTASSYRLGEIFENFKSSLLDAEPPRNLTKDEQEEYRFQLEEKAFPFEEKAVEAYFSNVRRIRDENSPYNEWIKKSFNRLAELRPALYRRPERTERIVSVVDQRQLSTQTPEDSRGRMVQAR, encoded by the coding sequence ATGAAACCGATCGCGATCGGGCTTTGCCTTTTATTGCTCGGCGGCTGCAGCCTGGGCCGGGATTCCCGACGCCCCGAAGCGCCCCCGTCGTTGACGACGAAGGAGATCGAAGCGCTTCGCCAAGAGCCGCTGGTCGCTCGGAAGGAAGCCGTGGTGAAGGCGTACGAGGATTTTCTAAAGCAGTATGATCGGGTCGACCCCTCTTTAACCTCACAAGCCCTGAAGCGCCTGGGGGATCTCTATCTCGAAACTTCGAATCAGCGCTTCCAAAAGGCGATGGAAGCCTATGAAGCGCATCCGGAGGGGCCGCCTCCGCTGGTGGATGATCGAAAGGCGATCGCGACCTACGAAGAGCTTCTTCGTTCCGATCCGGGATATCCGGAAAACGACGAGGTCCTCTACGCCCTTTCGCGCGCCTATGCCGAGACCGGAAACCGGGAGATGGCCGTCGGATCGCTCGAACGTCTTCTGAAGGACTATCCGCGGAACCGGCATCGACAGGAGGCCTCGTTTCGCTTGGGCGAGTATTATTTTGATCAACGTTTATACGAAAAAGCCGCGGAAGCCTATGAGCAGTCCCTGGCCTTGAAAGACCCCTTTTTCCTCGACAAGGCGCGGTACAAGCTCGGTTGGACGTACTTCAACATGAAACAATACCCGCGAGCGATTGATCATTTTCTCCGGTTGGTCAATCAGAAGGTGACGGCGGAAGGGGACATCCCCTTCGAGCAAGGCTCCTTGGTCTGGGAAGCGATGACCTATGTGGCGACCTCGTTTCGGATTCTCGGGGGAGCGGCTCCTCTCTCGGCGTACTTCCAAAAAAACGGATCTCTTCCCTATGAGAAAGATCTCTACCTGATGGTCGGAAACCAATCTCTGTCGGACGGAGATCCTCAGTCGGCGGTCGACACGTACCGGACGTTCATCCGTCAACATCCGCTGCATCCGATGGCGCCGATTTTTTTATCGTATATCATCGAGGTCTATGAGAAGGAAAAGGACCCGCCGTCGGCCGAAAAGGCCAGGGTCCAGTTGGTCGAAACGTATTCCTCGCAGAGCCCATGGTACCGGGCCAACGATGAAGCGGCCCGCTCCCGTTCCCGGCCGATCGTGCAGTCGGAGCTCTATCGCCTCGCCCTCTCGGCCCATGCCCGTGCGCAGGCCGGGAAAAACCAGGAAGATTACCGTGAGGCGGCGGGATGGTACCGGCAATTTCTCGCCGAGTTTCCCCACCAGAAGGAATCGCGGGATGTCCACCTCTTTCTGGCCGAGACCCTTTTCGCGTTGGGCGAGTTCGCCCAAGCCGGAGAGGAATATGAGACGGCCGCCTACGGCTATCCGGAGAAAGGCGCGAATTCGAAGGCCGCCTATGACGCGGTCGTGGCCTATCAGAAGGTCGATACAGAAAAGGGCAGCGACAAAGTGATCGATCTTTCCAAGCGCTTTGCCGCGATTTTTCCTCAGGACCCCAAGACCCCGGCGCTTTTGCTCAAAGCCGGAGAGATTCTCTTTGAGGCGAAGCGCTATGACGAAACCCTCGGCGTCCTTAAAGACTTTCCGGGCCGTTATCCCAAGGAGGAAGGGGCGACGACGGCGCAAAAACTCGTTGCGCACAGCCTGATGCAGCTGGGACGTTTTGAAGAGGCCCGTCAGGCCTACCGTCAGACGCTGGCCCTGCTTCCCCCGTCGGATACGAAGGGGCGCCAGGAGATCGCCGATCTGTTGGCCGCGGCCGTTTATAAACAGGCTGAAAGTCGCCAGCGGGAAAACCGGCCGGAGGAAGCGGTCCGTCTCTATGAGGATGTGGCCGAGGAGGCTCCTCGGAGCGAACTGGCCCCCCAGGCCCTTTTTGAAGCCGGCCAGATCCGTGAGGGAATGAAGCAAATCAAAAACGCGATCGCAATGTATCAGAGGCTGATTCTCCTCTCTCCCGATTCCACGCTTTCGGGAAAAGCGCAGGTGCAGATCGGTTTGCTGTATGAACAAGAGGGGGAATGGGTCCCATCCGCGGATGCCTACGTCTCCGCCGCCGGAAATATCCGGGATGAGAGCCTTGTTTCCCATCTCCTTTTTACGGCCGGTCTCTATTACGAAAAGAGCGGCCGATGGGAAGAGTGTTATAACGCCTTCTCAAGGTTCACCGGGCGGTTTCCACAAAACCCGGACGCGGCGGAAGCGCTTTTCAAAATGGCCAACGCCCGACAAAAACAACAAAAGACCCGGGAAGCGCTGCAACTTTTTGAGAAAGTGGAGCAGCAATTCCCCGCAACGCCGTTTGCCGCGGAGGCTCTGTTTCAGATCGGCGAGGAGGCTTACCAGAATTTTAAAGCCGTACGGTTGCGGGAACCTTTGAACAAAAACCTGAAAAAAAAGGCCAAGGCCATGGAAAGGGCGGTCGCCCTCTATACCAAGGCGATCCAGACCCGGTATTCCGATGTGGTCACGGCTTCTTCTTACCGACTGGGGGAGATTTTTGAAAATTTCAAGTCGTCTCTTCTCGATGCGGAACCCCCTCGAAACCTGACCAAGGACGAGCAGGAGGAGTACCGCTTCCAACTGGAGGAGAAGGCTTTTCCTTTTGAGGAGAAGGCGGTGGAAGCCTATTTCAGCAACGTGCGCCGGATCCGGGACGAGAACAGTCCTTACAACGAATGGATCAAAAAAAGTTTCAACCGCCTGGCCGAGCTGAGGCCCGCGCTGTACCGCCGGCCGGAAAGGACGGAACGGATTGTCTCCGTCGTCGATCAACGTCAGTTATCGACTCAAACCCCTGAAGACTCCCGCGGGAGAATGGTGCAGGCCCGATGA
- a CDS encoding tetratricopeptide repeat protein yields the protein MMRRFGPIKGFLFLVLLMSSVGCMRTSAIVARPEAPAPAAPEARNDLSRRTEPGGPLLQFKQGVQLLENGQNDEARHLFEKLRDTYPKMSVIYKDLGVTYKRLGLIPEAVASYQRALEIERGDAEVYYNLAIALREQGEFRKAEEAYKTALAISPDFMDAHYNLAVLYDLYLNEPNEAIRHYQRFLELGGGDPKEIQIWIAALQKRTDESKRSP from the coding sequence ATGATGCGACGCTTCGGTCCGATCAAAGGATTTCTTTTTCTCGTCCTTTTGATGTCATCCGTCGGATGCATGCGGACTTCCGCGATCGTCGCTCGTCCGGAAGCTCCTGCACCGGCGGCTCCGGAAGCTCGGAATGATTTGTCCCGTCGCACCGAACCGGGCGGGCCCCTTCTCCAGTTCAAGCAAGGGGTGCAGCTTCTCGAGAACGGACAGAACGACGAAGCGCGGCATTTGTTTGAAAAACTCCGGGATACCTATCCAAAGATGAGTGTTATTTATAAAGATCTGGGTGTGACCTATAAACGTCTCGGACTCATTCCGGAGGCCGTGGCCTCCTATCAACGGGCCCTCGAAATTGAAAGAGGCGACGCGGAGGTTTATTACAATCTGGCCATCGCCCTGCGCGAGCAGGGGGAGTTCCGCAAAGCGGAGGAGGCCTACAAAACCGCTCTTGCGATCTCTCCGGATTTTATGGATGCTCATTACAACCTGGCCGTTCTTTATGACCTCTATCTCAACGAGCCGAACGAGGCCATCCGCCACTACCAACGGTTTCTGGAATTGGGAGGCGGGGATCCCAAAGAAATTCAGATTTGGATCGCGGCTCTTCAGAAAAGAACCGACGAATCGAAGAGGTCGCCATGA